One Phocaeicola dorei genomic region harbors:
- a CDS encoding carboxymuconolactone decarboxylase family protein, with protein MNKLITTIACLICCIVYTQAQNKDNMLSKKEQSIAAISMYAARGNQDSLKVILARGLDCGLTVSEEKEVLTQLYAYCGFPRSMGALVTLMNLTKERAAQGIKDEAGREPSPVKSSDMFVVGGQNQLKLFGRPALGEVLTFAPALDQFLKAHLFGDIFSRDNLDWRTRELSTVAALSVLDGVKNELNTHIAHAKHNGVTQAQIDEVLIMAARCRNGMVLSESDEPAKTFQTDPTITVRKVFYKNRYDIMLCAEMYLPKDFNEAQHYAALIIGHPFGAVKEQCSGLYAQEMARRGYVTLAFDASYQGESGGEPRHTVSPDALVEDFSASVDWLGLQPFIDRNRIGVIGICGSGGFSVCAASLDPRIKALATVSMYDMGRATRNGLGDSMTDEQRRKLLDEVAEQRWKEAETGEARIRFGTPEKLLGNANAVQKEFFDYYRNPLRGYHPRYQGIRFTSQAALMNFYPFAMIKEISPRPVLFIAGEHAHSRYFSEDAYQEASEPKELYIVPGANHVDLYDRMDKIPFEKISEFFWYALR; from the coding sequence ATGAACAAGTTAATTACAACCATCGCCTGCCTGATATGCTGTATCGTTTATACGCAGGCACAAAACAAGGACAATATGTTAAGCAAGAAAGAACAAAGTATTGCCGCCATCAGTATGTATGCCGCACGTGGCAATCAGGACAGCCTCAAAGTGATCCTTGCCAGAGGACTTGACTGTGGGCTGACCGTGAGCGAAGAAAAAGAAGTACTTACCCAGCTCTATGCCTATTGCGGCTTTCCACGCAGCATGGGTGCATTGGTTACGCTGATGAATCTCACCAAAGAGCGTGCAGCACAAGGCATAAAGGATGAAGCCGGACGGGAGCCTTCTCCGGTAAAGAGTTCGGATATGTTTGTTGTCGGTGGACAAAACCAGCTGAAACTGTTCGGTCGTCCGGCACTAGGAGAAGTGCTGACATTTGCTCCGGCATTGGACCAATTTCTGAAAGCTCATCTGTTCGGTGACATATTCAGCCGTGACAATCTCGACTGGCGTACCCGTGAACTGTCTACTGTGGCTGCCTTGTCGGTGTTGGACGGCGTGAAGAATGAGTTGAATACTCACATTGCCCATGCCAAGCACAACGGCGTGACACAGGCTCAGATAGACGAAGTACTTATCATGGCGGCACGCTGTCGGAACGGAATGGTGCTTTCTGAATCCGATGAACCGGCAAAGACTTTTCAAACAGATCCGACAATTACTGTCCGTAAGGTCTTTTATAAAAACAGGTATGATATCATGCTTTGCGCCGAAATGTACCTCCCGAAGGATTTCAATGAAGCGCAACACTATGCAGCCCTCATCATCGGACACCCGTTCGGGGCTGTGAAAGAACAGTGTAGCGGACTCTATGCACAGGAAATGGCACGGCGAGGCTACGTGACTCTGGCTTTTGATGCTTCCTATCAAGGTGAAAGTGGAGGAGAACCGCGTCACACGGTATCGCCCGACGCATTGGTGGAAGACTTCAGTGCTTCTGTAGACTGGCTCGGACTACAACCGTTTATTGACCGCAACCGTATCGGTGTGATTGGCATCTGCGGAAGCGGCGGGTTCTCTGTCTGTGCGGCTTCTCTCGACCCCCGCATCAAGGCATTGGCAACCGTGAGCATGTATGATATGGGGCGTGCCACCCGTAACGGTTTGGGGGATTCGATGACGGATGAACAAAGACGCAAACTGTTGGATGAAGTTGCCGAACAACGTTGGAAGGAAGCAGAAACGGGAGAAGCACGTATCCGCTTTGGCACACCGGAGAAACTGCTGGGAAATGCCAATGCCGTGCAGAAGGAGTTTTTCGATTACTATCGCAACCCCTTGCGTGGCTATCATCCGCGCTATCAAGGTATACGCTTTACCAGTCAGGCGGCATTGATGAACTTCTATCCGTTTGCCATGATTAAAGAGATTTCACCACGCCCCGTGCTATTCATTGCAGGCGAGCATGCACATTCGCGCTATTTCAGTGAGGATGCCTATCAAGAAGCCAGCGAACCGAAAGAACTGTATATCGTTCCCGGAGCCAATCATGTAGACTTGTATGACCGGATGGATAAGATACCGTTCGAAAAAATTTCGGAATTCTTCTGGTATGCTTTGCGGTAA
- a CDS encoding SusC/RagA family TonB-linked outer membrane protein, whose amino-acid sequence MGRVSLCLVIMFFICSAQKIDAQVQNIREKQDTISATKSLEHIRPENIKKGPLNNALDVLSGQSAGVNVTTNGTDRLAMLNSIRVRGTTSIMGGNDPLVIIDGVTSDIATLSTIYPADIESFTILKNATETAMYGSRGASGVIEIKTKKGTGRGFEISYDGNYGFESMYKHLQMLNGPEYIATAEALGLDYNNGGYNTNFHDVITRTGLIHQHHLAFSGGSENSNYRASFGFMDHNTIVKVNDYRNLVVKLDATQKAFDGRLVGDFGVYGYSSKIHDIFDTRMLFYSAAAQNPTYPAGTDVNGNWVKNSAASHINHPGALLYEKNDSEERNFNTHLGLKFNILDNLILSAFGSYSYSSTGNAQFCPTWVWAQGNVYRGEFKGEDYFTNVSLSYNNAWGDSHLDAVVGAEYLKQVRTGLWVQAKGITTNDFSYNNIGATSSRPFGGTSSSYEDPSLASIMGSVTYSYKDRYSIAAALRGDGSSMVSDNNTFGFFPSVSLGWDVKKEGFLSDTDFITMLKLRTGYGRSGNLGGITSYTTLNTVKENGIVSINGAPTVTMGSIRNTNPDLKWETRSTFNIGFDLGIWDNRLMLTSELYYSKTTDMLYEYDVPVPTFAFDKLMANIGSMSNQGVELGISVVPIQRKDMEMNINFNMSYQKNKLLSLSGEYNGMHMTASDITPIGSLYGAGQNGGDNNVVYQIVGQPLGVFYLPHCKGLKENELGGYSYDIEDLNDDGEIDFSDGGDRYIAGQATPKVTIGSNISFRYKSFDIAMQINGAFGHKIFNGTGLAYTNMSIFPDYNVLKGAPEKNIIDQNVSDYWLEKGDYVNIEHITIGYNIPMKSKAVKSLRLSAGISNLATITGYSGLTPMINSYVVSNTLGIDDKRTYPLYRTYSLGLSIQF is encoded by the coding sequence ATGGGAAGAGTCAGTCTTTGTCTTGTCATAATGTTCTTCATCTGTAGTGCTCAAAAAATTGATGCACAAGTACAGAATATCAGAGAGAAACAAGATACCATTTCGGCGACTAAATCATTAGAGCATATCAGGCCCGAGAATATCAAGAAGGGACCATTGAATAATGCTTTGGATGTATTGAGTGGTCAGTCTGCCGGTGTGAACGTCACCACTAATGGGACTGACAGGCTCGCTATGCTGAATAGTATCCGTGTGCGTGGTACCACATCCATTATGGGTGGCAATGACCCGTTAGTAATTATTGACGGAGTGACATCTGACATCGCTACGCTATCTACCATATATCCCGCAGACATCGAGAGTTTCACTATTTTGAAGAATGCTACCGAAACGGCAATGTACGGTTCCCGTGGTGCTTCAGGTGTAATTGAGATTAAGACCAAGAAAGGAACGGGGCGAGGTTTCGAAATATCATATGATGGCAACTACGGATTCGAGTCAATGTATAAACATCTGCAAATGCTCAACGGCCCGGAGTATATAGCTACAGCAGAGGCACTTGGATTAGATTACAATAATGGTGGCTACAACACCAATTTTCACGATGTAATTACTCGTACGGGCTTGATACATCAGCATCACTTGGCTTTTAGCGGTGGTTCGGAAAACTCAAACTATCGAGCATCGTTCGGTTTTATGGATCATAATACAATTGTCAAAGTTAACGATTACCGAAATTTAGTGGTAAAACTTGATGCTACACAAAAGGCTTTCGATGGTCGCTTAGTTGGCGATTTTGGTGTATATGGCTACTCGTCAAAGATACACGACATTTTCGATACACGAATGCTGTTTTACTCGGCAGCTGCACAGAATCCTACATATCCAGCAGGAACTGATGTTAATGGCAACTGGGTGAAGAACTCGGCTGCATCACACATCAACCACCCCGGAGCACTCCTCTATGAGAAAAATGACTCCGAAGAACGGAATTTCAATACACATTTGGGGCTGAAATTTAATATCCTTGACAATTTGATATTGTCGGCTTTCGGCTCTTATTCATATTCATCTACGGGAAATGCTCAATTTTGTCCTACATGGGTGTGGGCGCAAGGCAATGTTTATCGTGGAGAGTTCAAGGGTGAAGACTACTTTACAAATGTGTCCCTCTCATATAACAATGCTTGGGGAGACTCACACCTTGATGCTGTTGTTGGCGCAGAATATCTTAAACAGGTAAGGACTGGTTTATGGGTGCAGGCAAAAGGAATAACAACAAATGATTTCTCCTATAATAACATCGGAGCAACATCATCGCGTCCTTTCGGTGGTACGAGCAGTAGCTATGAAGACCCGTCACTTGCTTCAATAATGGGTAGTGTCACATATAGTTACAAGGATAGATATTCTATTGCGGCAGCACTCCGTGGAGATGGCTCTTCAATGGTAAGCGATAACAATACTTTCGGATTCTTCCCATCAGTATCACTGGGTTGGGATGTAAAAAAAGAAGGCTTCCTCTCTGATACTGACTTTATAACAATGTTGAAACTAAGAACCGGATATGGTCGGTCAGGAAATCTTGGAGGTATAACATCCTATACAACACTTAATACCGTAAAGGAGAATGGTATCGTATCCATCAACGGTGCACCTACCGTAACAATGGGAAGTATACGCAACACGAATCCGGACCTTAAGTGGGAGACTCGTTCAACATTTAATATCGGTTTTGACTTAGGTATATGGGATAATCGGTTGATGCTTACCTCGGAATTATATTACTCAAAGACAACGGATATGCTCTATGAGTATGATGTTCCCGTTCCGACCTTTGCGTTCGATAAACTGATGGCAAATATCGGCTCGATGTCTAACCAGGGTGTCGAACTAGGAATCTCGGTAGTTCCCATTCAACGAAAGGATATGGAGATGAATATCAACTTCAATATGTCCTACCAGAAGAATAAGTTACTTTCGCTTAGTGGAGAGTATAATGGTATGCATATGACAGCTTCAGATATTACTCCGATTGGCTCGCTTTATGGTGCAGGTCAGAACGGTGGAGACAATAATGTAGTATATCAGATTGTAGGTCAGCCATTGGGGGTATTCTATCTACCTCACTGCAAAGGGCTTAAAGAAAATGAACTTGGTGGCTACAGTTACGATATTGAAGATTTGAATGATGATGGCGAGATTGATTTTAGCGATGGCGGAGACAGGTATATAGCAGGTCAGGCAACCCCCAAGGTAACTATTGGATCAAACATCAGTTTCCGTTACAAGTCCTTTGATATTGCCATGCAGATAAATGGTGCTTTCGGTCATAAGATATTCAATGGCACGGGCTTGGCTTATACCAATATGTCTATATTCCCTGACTACAATGTATTGAAGGGTGCTCCTGAAAAAAATATTATTGATCAGAATGTTTCAGACTATTGGTTGGAAAAAGGTGACTATGTAAATATTGAACATATTACCATAGGCTACAATATTCCAATGAAATCCAAGGCTGTGAAGTCATTGCGTCTTTCGGCAGGCATTAGCAACCTTGCAACAATCACAGGCTATAGCGGTCTTACTCCAATGATAAACAGTTATGTAGTAAGCAACACTTTGGGCATTGACGACAAACGCACCTATCCTTTATATCGTACCTATTCGTTAGGTCTTAGTATTCAATTCTAA
- a CDS encoding RagB/SusD family nutrient uptake outer membrane protein — protein MKRYINILMVALATMMTSCLTEDPRDQLYEEDIYNNANNIYINAVAVLYNYIGGSADSEGLQGTCRGIYDYNTLTTDEAMIPIRGGDWYDGGLWTNMYQHKWSPNDLPLYNTWKYLYKVVVLSNKSLHIIDKYSHNLSEEQRVAYEAEVRALRALFYYYIMDMYGRVPIVTSYEQPQDEVVQSERSEVFRFIVNELQEVAELLPNERSNKMGNYYGRITTPVANFLLAKLALNAEIYCDDNWTDGVPRNGKEIFFTVDGEKLNAWQTCIKYCNKLAEVGYRLEDDYSYNFSVHNENSNENIFTIPLDKNLYAAQFWYLFRSRHYNHGGALGGSSENGTSANISTVLANGYGTDDVDARFEKNFYAGIVEVDGKPVMMDNGQQLEYFPLELKLNLTGSSYVKTAGARMAKYEVDRTSHSDGRQPDNDIVLFRYADALLMKSEAKVRNGEDGSLELNEVRGRVGMPYREATLENILKERLLELVWEGWRRQDMVRFGVYHKSYDQRVQLADEKNGYTTVFPIPQKSIDLNPKLKQNVGYK, from the coding sequence ATGAAAAGATATATAAACATATTGATGGTTGCTTTGGCAACGATGATGACCTCTTGTCTTACTGAAGACCCTAGAGATCAACTTTATGAAGAAGACATTTACAACAATGCCAACAACATATATATTAATGCAGTGGCTGTGCTCTACAATTACATTGGTGGCAGTGCAGACAGTGAGGGTTTACAGGGGACCTGTCGTGGGATTTATGACTATAACACACTTACTACAGACGAAGCCATGATACCTATTCGTGGTGGCGACTGGTACGATGGAGGTTTGTGGACGAATATGTATCAGCATAAGTGGAGTCCTAATGATTTACCACTCTACAATACTTGGAAATACCTCTACAAGGTTGTTGTGTTATCGAACAAATCTCTGCATATCATCGATAAGTATAGCCATAACCTATCTGAGGAGCAGAGAGTGGCCTACGAAGCTGAGGTGCGAGCTCTGAGAGCACTTTTCTACTACTACATTATGGATATGTATGGCAGAGTGCCCATCGTAACATCCTATGAACAACCGCAGGATGAAGTTGTGCAGAGCGAGCGTAGCGAGGTTTTCCGTTTTATCGTGAATGAGTTGCAGGAGGTTGCCGAGTTGTTGCCAAATGAGCGTAGTAATAAGATGGGTAACTACTATGGTCGTATAACAACACCTGTAGCTAATTTCCTTTTGGCTAAGTTGGCTCTTAATGCCGAGATATATTGTGATGATAATTGGACTGATGGCGTTCCACGGAACGGTAAAGAGATATTTTTCACCGTCGATGGTGAGAAACTCAACGCTTGGCAGACCTGTATCAAATATTGCAATAAACTTGCCGAGGTAGGTTATCGGTTGGAGGACGATTATAGCTATAATTTCTCTGTGCATAACGAGAACTCCAACGAAAACATATTCACCATTCCGTTGGATAAGAACCTCTATGCTGCGCAGTTCTGGTATCTCTTCCGATCACGACACTACAACCATGGCGGTGCGTTGGGTGGCTCATCGGAAAATGGTACCAGTGCCAATATCTCAACAGTCTTAGCCAACGGATACGGCACAGATGATGTAGATGCTCGCTTTGAAAAGAACTTCTATGCCGGCATCGTAGAGGTTGATGGAAAGCCTGTAATGATGGACAATGGACAGCAGTTGGAGTATTTCCCATTGGAGCTAAAGTTGAATCTTACGGGAAGCTCCTATGTCAAGACAGCTGGTGCTCGTATGGCAAAATATGAGGTTGATAGGACCTCACATTCCGACGGTAGACAACCGGATAACGACATCGTGCTATTCCGCTATGCCGATGCTCTCCTGATGAAGTCCGAGGCAAAGGTACGTAATGGTGAGGATGGCTCGTTGGAGTTGAACGAAGTCCGAGGTCGTGTTGGTATGCCATATCGAGAAGCTACGCTTGAGAACATATTGAAAGAGCGTTTGTTGGAGTTAGTATGGGAAGGCTGGCGACGACAAGATATGGTGCGTTTTGGAGTTTATCACAAATCATACGATCAGCGAGTCCAACTGGCTGATGAGAAAAATGGGTATACCACAGTTTTTCCTATTCCACAAAAAAGTATAGACTTGAACCCAAAATTGAAACAAAATGTTGGATATAAATAA
- a CDS encoding Crp/Fnr family transcriptional regulator yields MSIQFDIAKQIIAETCPNRKLKLENIRLFADIIQPKKYQKGDIILNEGDICNCLFYIEKGFIRQHYLKHDKDVIEHLACEKDVVWCIDSYFNREPTHLMMDAVENSVLWEIPRDIMEELSDANGDIAYLYRSFFENSLMLSQLKADILRFESANDRYARLQQHFPEITRRAPLTMIASYLQMTLETLSRVRASIANAESK; encoded by the coding sequence ATGAGTATTCAATTTGACATTGCAAAACAGATTATAGCTGAAACATGCCCTAATCGCAAACTTAAGTTGGAGAATATTCGCCTTTTTGCAGATATTATTCAGCCTAAGAAATATCAAAAAGGTGATATAATTCTAAATGAAGGTGATATCTGTAATTGCCTATTTTATATAGAAAAGGGATTTATTAGACAGCACTACCTAAAGCATGATAAGGATGTGATAGAACATTTAGCATGTGAAAAAGATGTTGTCTGGTGTATTGACAGCTATTTTAACCGAGAGCCAACACATCTTATGATGGATGCTGTAGAAAACAGTGTTTTATGGGAAATTCCGCGTGATATAATGGAAGAACTTTCTGATGCTAATGGTGATATAGCTTATCTATATCGGAGTTTTTTTGAAAATTCCTTAATGTTATCACAATTAAAGGCTGACATTTTACGTTTCGAATCAGCAAATGACAGATACGCTAGATTACAGCAACATTTTCCTGAAATAACTAGAAGAGCACCTTTGACAATGATTGCTTCATATCTTCAGATGACATTGGAAACATTAAGCAGAGTACGTGCATCAATAGCTAATGCTGAGAGCAAATAA
- a CDS encoding bacteriophage abortive infection AbiH family protein encodes MERHLYIIGNGFDLHHGINSSYRNFRDWLYENEPTVIQDIEEAYGCCDDEWWSDFENQLGSLDILEYASAVASENVPDLMSDHCDRMWNDAQIEVEQSLDGLYSDLRSCFRNWILQLNSPREDKKIELIREGSRFLTFNYSKTLENMYGVPSAQILHIHGCIDDNEEFVLGHCVGEDELRKMIIVNDPEPPSDDDPEAYEQWRMEMEDNHQLHQQLAEDAAVSGVASQQKPVKKLLHRYKDFFDSLYDVTHIHVYGMSFSEVDAPYLNMVAQIARDAEWEISDYQGYCEMEITSFIDLHKITNYKVIELNTLISRLQLEIDFPAN; translated from the coding sequence ATGGAGAGACATTTATATATAATTGGTAATGGTTTTGATTTACACCATGGCATAAATAGTTCATATCGAAATTTTCGTGATTGGTTATATGAAAATGAACCGACTGTCATTCAAGACATAGAAGAAGCCTACGGCTGTTGTGATGATGAGTGGTGGTCTGATTTCGAGAATCAACTTGGTTCACTAGATATATTAGAATATGCTAGTGCTGTAGCAAGTGAAAATGTGCCGGATTTGATGTCTGACCATTGTGATAGAATGTGGAATGATGCCCAAATAGAGGTGGAGCAGAGCCTTGATGGACTATATAGCGATTTAAGAAGTTGTTTTAGAAATTGGATACTGCAACTGAATTCTCCAAGAGAAGACAAAAAGATTGAATTGATAAGAGAAGGATCTCGTTTCTTAACCTTTAATTATTCGAAAACTCTTGAGAATATGTATGGTGTTCCTTCCGCACAAATTCTTCACATACATGGCTGTATTGATGATAATGAAGAATTTGTTCTAGGACATTGTGTAGGAGAGGATGAATTACGGAAGATGATAATAGTAAATGATCCAGAACCACCTTCTGACGATGATCCAGAAGCATATGAACAATGGAGAATGGAGATGGAGGACAATCATCAATTACACCAACAATTAGCAGAAGATGCCGCAGTAAGTGGCGTTGCATCTCAACAAAAACCTGTCAAAAAATTATTGCATAGGTATAAAGACTTCTTTGATAGCCTTTACGATGTGACACATATACATGTTTATGGAATGTCATTCTCGGAAGTTGATGCGCCATATTTAAACATGGTTGCTCAAATAGCAAGAGACGCAGAATGGGAAATAAGTGATTATCAAGGATATTGTGAAATGGAAATCACATCGTTTATTGATTTACATAAAATAACCAACTATAAGGTGATTGAACTGAACACATTAATATCTCGATTACAATTAGAAATAGATTTTCCAGCCAACTAA
- a CDS encoding Abi family protein, translated as MNQRPRTIEEQVSLLRAKGMEFEDLGEAKALLARISYFRLKYFWTDLIDDSTDGDFLPDTSFDMVMKRYNFDHNLRLVLFDAIEMIEVAFRAKIINHMSKAAGNGLWYLDASLFEDADRHQEFVLNLKYEFERSTEPFAKKYIENHPNWQGDSFEGDNPDAWMIIEVATFGTLSKMYKNLKNQLPQKSAIANDFGLYSSREFSNWIEIISLMRNIIAHHSRLWNRALSKKISNIKGHRDLWLNNEFSEMQKKKPYAVTCALVYLCRAVSGSKSIQEKVKALFETSSQVIPIHKIGIPINWKNEPLWR; from the coding sequence ATGAACCAGCGCCCACGCACAATAGAAGAACAGGTCTCATTGCTCAGAGCAAAAGGGATGGAATTTGAAGATTTAGGCGAAGCAAAAGCTTTGCTTGCTCGAATCAGTTATTTCCGGTTGAAGTATTTCTGGACAGACCTGATTGATGACTCTACAGATGGTGATTTCTTGCCTGATACATCTTTTGATATGGTCATGAAACGCTATAATTTCGACCATAACCTACGATTGGTGTTGTTTGATGCAATAGAAATGATCGAAGTAGCTTTTCGTGCTAAAATCATCAATCATATGTCAAAAGCAGCAGGCAATGGACTTTGGTATCTTGATGCATCATTGTTTGAAGATGCCGACAGACATCAAGAGTTTGTGCTTAACTTGAAATATGAGTTTGAAAGAAGTACTGAACCATTTGCTAAGAAGTACATTGAGAACCATCCCAATTGGCAAGGGGATAGTTTTGAGGGTGATAACCCTGATGCTTGGATGATAATTGAGGTGGCTACTTTCGGCACACTGTCGAAGATGTATAAGAACTTGAAGAATCAATTGCCTCAAAAGTCAGCCATTGCAAATGATTTTGGACTTTACTCATCGAGAGAGTTTTCTAACTGGATAGAGATAATCTCGTTAATGCGAAATATCATAGCACACCATTCTCGTCTATGGAACAGAGCACTCAGCAAGAAAATATCGAATATCAAGGGGCATAGAGACCTTTGGTTGAATAACGAATTCTCAGAAATGCAGAAGAAAAAGCCCTATGCAGTAACTTGTGCATTGGTTTATCTCTGTAGAGCCGTAAGTGGTAGCAAATCTATCCAAGAAAAAGTAAAGGCGTTGTTTGAGACAAGTTCCCAAGTCATACCTATTCATAAAATTGGTATTCCTATCAACTGGAAGAATGAACCTCTTTGGAGATAA
- a CDS encoding DUF6371 domain-containing protein, with protein sequence MKRYSLQSYKGIATRHTCPSCGDKRSFVYYVDEENTPLHPSVGRCNYESSCGYHYTPKQYFQDHPECRTFDASSFDGQMKEVKSKSTPTEPMKPTPIGYVPIHYVEKSKSVQSNFFRFLSILLGNYYGSKSQEVLNRLLDEYRLGATRDGAVIFWQIDKNGKVRTGKVMQYNPEDGHRIKEQGVAINWIHNILKKQNVLPEEWLLSQCLFGEHLLSLYPDKVVVLVESEKSAIIGSAIFPNYVWLATGGKSQMKEDKLRVLSGRTVLLFPDADGYTEWKQRAESMTYCKAIVSDLLEKHATPKQKADHIDIADWIIIQIQEGKLMSTANHLVEAEKILQQMIEKNPVLQKLIDELDLVLVDASHIASDDKSPP encoded by the coding sequence ATGAAACGATATTCATTACAAAGCTACAAAGGTATAGCCACACGGCATACCTGTCCAAGTTGTGGCGACAAGCGTTCCTTTGTCTATTATGTGGACGAGGAGAATACACCTCTGCATCCGTCAGTCGGAAGATGCAACTACGAAAGCAGCTGCGGGTATCATTACACTCCCAAGCAATACTTTCAGGATCATCCCGAATGCCGTACCTTTGATGCTTCTTCTTTTGATGGGCAAATGAAAGAAGTGAAGAGCAAGAGCACTCCGACCGAGCCAATGAAACCTACGCCCATCGGCTATGTTCCGATTCACTATGTGGAGAAATCTAAAAGCGTGCAGAGTAATTTCTTCCGCTTTCTCTCTATATTGCTTGGCAACTACTATGGCAGCAAGTCTCAGGAGGTGTTGAACCGCTTGTTGGATGAGTATCGTTTGGGGGCGACCCGTGACGGTGCTGTTATCTTTTGGCAGATAGACAAGAACGGAAAGGTGCGTACAGGAAAGGTAATGCAGTACAATCCCGAAGATGGACACCGTATCAAGGAACAAGGTGTAGCCATCAACTGGATACATAACATACTGAAAAAGCAGAATGTATTGCCAGAAGAATGGCTACTATCCCAATGTCTTTTCGGTGAACACCTGCTAAGCCTCTATCCCGACAAGGTGGTGGTATTGGTTGAATCCGAGAAGAGTGCCATCATCGGCTCTGCTATCTTCCCTAACTATGTATGGTTGGCGACAGGTGGCAAGAGTCAGATGAAAGAGGACAAACTTCGTGTGTTGAGCGGAAGAACCGTACTTCTCTTTCCCGATGCAGACGGATATACCGAGTGGAAACAGCGTGCCGAGAGCATGACCTATTGCAAAGCTATCGTTTCTGACCTCTTGGAAAAACACGCTACTCCCAAGCAGAAAGCAGACCATATCGACATAGCCGACTGGATTATTATTCAGATACAGGAAGGCAAGTTAATGTCCACTGCCAACCACTTGGTAGAAGCTGAAAAAATCCTCCAACAGATGATAGAGAAGAACCCTGTACTGCAAAAGCTGATTGATGAACTCGACCTTGTATTGGTCGATGCAAGTCACATCGCAAGCGATGACAAAAGCCCTCCTTGA
- a CDS encoding PPC domain-containing DNA-binding protein: MVRLIKTETVISVLMGHFIKKLLFILLFVGVLIAPANAQNEKNMYSYKKIGNKYIVSINNHTEIVKALNAFCKEKGILSGSINGIGAIGELTLRFFNPKTKAYDDKTFREQMEISNLTGNISSMNEQVYLHLHITVGRSDYSALAGHLLSAIQNGAGEFVVEDYSERISRTYNPDLGLNIYDFER; this comes from the coding sequence ATGGTAAGATTAATCAAAACAGAGACAGTCATAAGTGTACTGATGGGGCATTTTATAAAGAAATTATTGTTTATCTTGCTGTTTGTCGGGGTACTGATTGCTCCGGCAAACGCACAAAACGAAAAGAATATGTATTCGTACAAGAAAATTGGCAACAAGTATATTGTCAGCATTAACAATCATACTGAAATTGTGAAAGCCCTGAATGCTTTCTGCAAGGAGAAAGGAATTCTGTCGGGTTCTATCAACGGGATTGGTGCTATCGGAGAGCTGACCCTCCGTTTCTTCAATCCCAAGACAAAAGCATATGATGATAAGACATTCCGGGAGCAAATGGAAATATCCAACCTTACAGGGAATATATCATCTATGAATGAGCAGGTATATCTTCATTTGCATATAACCGTCGGCAGGAGCGACTATTCCGCTTTAGCCGGACATCTACTTTCCGCAATACAGAATGGTGCAGGGGAGTTCGTGGTGGAAGATTATAGCGAGCGGATAAGTCGCACATATAATCCGGATTTAGGACTGAATATATACGATTTTGAAAGATAG